The following are from one region of the Takifugu rubripes chromosome 12, fTakRub1.2, whole genome shotgun sequence genome:
- the hivep1 gene encoding zinc finger protein 40 isoform X1, translating into MLRLPNQCFLTLPSNYSVQQDSHKGKLSPRDKIQEAQKELKDPKGSQKGISESSRRNADNIKSLKRKKVVVENLLEKIPKSPVKKPQLKTSESGNQEAQSKETSQSSCSSNPNDPSHKPSTSPGETRNLQYAQTVDTSPHKEPCSTEAEGLSPEDASSGPSLVLPDGDEGPVITDKLSQDKESKSQEPRFEGDPYHSSDPLGVLLKAMEPDFSTLAERSHSLQAVGKSASTVDVRSGGELTTMSAVNVGLQNQPSHLQTYYIDKQGNFIGIAAPLQTNAQKSTQVTHLQSSPVATQHFLPVASNTEQPSQHISFNSGPATITHAPVPSGSNTLPQSQPPVVHTCQSLSASVPSTIQVPVTPGTNQVQMTTVMNFGVDQVYKDQKPKKPGKYVCEYCSRACAKPSVLLKHIRSHTGERPYPCVTCGFSFKTKSNLYKHKKSHAHAIKLGLTARSESGFGSLSQESDKAFGTHSEESGDSDEEVSNADLKTKISKASVAASPECSFQSAGTTSVIHGESESSANLDSSKPVPSQRAHEPKVTAALPKVVVYPVNVSPLRADSPRVTGTAPEQAAAQQQQELQAVSTRSSSKVLPSLKEVVGTSPSLDTVSEDEDHQCRSPMLSGHAQLQRQQATDFSQQQQAKCLLSPRSLGSTDSGYFSRSESADQAMSPSSPFVKITPPVEMDMAKSLIPNVPTVATVMHVAAEQKPCSTEGQMRPPLEAKTLSLEERISKLISDNEAVVDNKQLDSVKPRRTSLSRRGSIDSPKSYIFKDSFQFDLKPMGRRSSSSSDIPKSPFTPSDKSKPVFLLSVPPQYPPMDCLPITRSNSMPTTPGHSALPLNVAPPPHPLRICQSFDEKITSLNDDVFSSTPSTPNPAIHSRTLVRQIAVEDFSSSEGHGLPTVRSMDDGYHGPSSSTELMQRSRSFEHHQDRNRKTQQSKGTMYECETCRNRYRKLENFETHKKFYCSELHGPKNKPITAKEADQDVFHVNMIHPAIPQRSTSGLGSIDQQTSIRKRRKMKSVGDEDDQSPTDTTPPVSGSFELQTAPANPKFSHHNVIVDIQPKNNQKKLPQIQLIARGLNTSDSRLSPIRETQISTSSKGELQRQGSGTSVIRHTNSLSRPNSFEIESVDRASPVECLERDPSTALKTDVSANTSAGGYHDNISTPKGADCGKQNKEQCGTSTAAGTAAENSTPVHQSRLVRQNNIQVPEILVTEEPDREHEIQSTESVDKAADQFSWPQRSESLSKLPAEKLPPKKKRIRLAQMDHSSGESSFESSLSQSLSRDSSLSRCSSISASFEREEPSRSESPCRAEYVNKIQDPQVLPAVVNTLGVPGMMRRAASEQITCAQPSLEISCDYRSKSFDCGNVSPSRSVSSTGQPKSAQNSQFAQVPLIERRRGPLVRQMSLKIGPESQHPAGKVLQHDKPLITNVSSLTQSRVPQVHIANRHTMHQPFIPHTGESPLQKNEEMVQSINLGSATQQPQVHGLPHPWHQTSRVQICQKKPQNQTSVCQDNVQNKPINSEEKKSFEPQYQLHCPTLRANPTFSFCTTQRIALPVLTIPIATPVVSKTKSSDLLQNAYVAQPVQQVLEVKKQGAPLVGEQQRDQVDQTNAGAIQLPQILITHEQMQSAPPVHNKNGPLSTHHSESDAALSAKKDKSQAIGTRDCPVEQAASQGSSPRPQKPTSVSLCPQQEPTASSKRMLSPANSLDIYMEKHQKRAKDEHGVACLTDGRSVNYLTSKMSEVTRQRKLTLVRQVCTTEPVDSPIETEAPPLPQGKTDGEKDSEDTDDIKPMSPDSAGLGKVVSIGIPEEEGPSLSTAPRSQDSSIPSNGALKLQEKMEERKWIPAKSHFRPSAIHGGQIKLTSVSVVNTKDSHRLSFPSLKTATTYTWCFLMKRKPLHVPQTDLKTSAYAAWTVSPSNHNPLGLPTKVVMSLFDSKQSSKNTHYTSAIRTSGKSDILCYSGKLKDIMPRVPVSRKPACVETKSKAQESQSSKELDKDIAPKTEPRRIKIFDGGYKSNEEYVYVRGRGRGKYICEECGIRCKKPSMLRKHIRTHSDVRPYHCVHCNFSFKTKGNLTKHMKSKAHSKKCLEMGVPELLIEDQDAEDSEDRSHVSSADRQDSDGDDSDGPDDEDNDDNEEEEDDSQPESGLSTNPSVSASPQHLSSKEAEIPPSALLAQMSISSVSLLPVQPAVPESHPSDCISVMTSVSLSKQMCISGSFSPAPVSYCPPAVATTTEASTSDTESVHMMSPVSPCRQMSIDYPDFDVPPSPPALAKGSKQGQDPSSAPAAGATAEPGIPVDRSTQTSSYASQGPVHFPPQGVSQTLGAEPHTHLFSHLPLHSQQPSRSSYSMVPVGGIQLFPSGLAAYSTFVPIQAGPVQLTIPAVSIIHRNTSPLPTSNPSAPPEAMQTQPLVVQEPISNVVPCFPLGQVAGLQPQTIQPVGLETLNLMGLTNTGLASTQLLNQQGLTLNATLGLQVLAANPTSQSNTVPQAHVPGLQIVNIALPAIIPSLSPLPALSPLPGSSERQSSPEAAGMQPSPSERGPGSSRSCASPLLPTSVNVSSASSATSDTRGGLTQTVEREETQTSLEQRASPSKRPEDDARGAPVEGVSDPGPPRPPPVSSWQKVITDYNDVSSDDEDRLVIAT; encoded by the exons ATGCTCAGGCTGCCAAACCAGTGTTTCCTTACGCTTCCTTCAAATTACAGTGTGCAGCAAGATTCACACAAAGGGAAACTCTCTCCCCGAG ATAAAATCCAAGAGGCACAAAAAGAGCTTAAAGACCCCAAAGGCTCACAGAAAG GAATATCTGAAAGCAGTCGAAGAAACGCAGATAACATAAAAAGcctgaagaggaagaaagtggTTGTCGAAAATCTTCTGGAGAAAATCCCCAAATCTCCAGTGAAGAAACCTCAATTAAAAACATCTGAAAGTGGGAACCAAGAAGCACAATCCAAGGAAACTTCACAGTCTTCTTGTTCATCCAACCCCAACGATCCTTCCCACAAACCTTCCACATCACCCGGTGAAACAAGGAACCTTCAGTATGCCCAAACAGTGGACACATCCCCCCACAAGGAACCTTGTTCCACTGAAGCTGAAGGGCTGAGTCCAGAAGACGCATCCTCTGGACCTTCACTTGTGTTGCCTGATGGTGATGAGGGACCTGTGATCACAGATAAACTGTCTCAGGACAAAGAGAGCAAGAGTCAAGAACCCAGATTTGAAGGAGATCCTTATCACAGCAGTGATCCACTTGGTGTTCTCCTAAAGGCCATGGAGCCTGACTTCAGCACACTGGCAGAGAGGAGCCACTCATTGCAGGCTGTTGGAAAATCAGCTTCCACCGTTGACGTTCGATCAGGTGGTGAATTAACAACAATGTCAGCTGTCAATGTTGGTCTCCAAAACCAGCCTTCCCATTTGCAGACCTATTATATTGACAAACAGGGCAACTTTATTGGAATTGCAGCACCGCTTCAAACAAATGCACAGAAATCTACCCAGGTCACTCATTTGCAATCATCTCCAGTTGCTACACAACATTTTCTGCCTGTTGCATCAAACACAGAACAGCCTAGCCAGCACATAAGCTTCAACAGTGGACCTGCCACTATCACCCATGCACCTGTTCCCTCTGGCTCTAACACTTTACCACAAAGCCAACCACCAGTGGTGCACACATGCCAGTCCCTCTCAGCAAGTGTTCCCAGCACGATTCAGGTCCCAGTTACACCTGGAACCAACCAGGTTCAGATGACCACGGTGATGAACTTTGGTGTGGATCAAGTTTACAAGGACCAAAAGCCCAAGAAACCAGGAAAGTATGTTTGTGAATACTGCAGCCGAGCATGTGCCAAGCCCAGCGTGCTGCTCAAACACATCAGGTCTCACACAGGTGAAAGGCCGTATCCCTGTGTTACTTGTGGCTTCTCATTCAAAACCAAGAGCAACTTGTATAAGCACAAGAAATCACATGCCCATGCCATTAAACTGGGTCTGACGGCACGTTCTGAAAGTGGATTTGGGTCACTATCTCAAGAATCTGACAAAGCCTTTGGTACACATTCTGAGGAGAGCGGGGACAGTGATGAAGAGGTTAGCAACGCTGACTTGAAAACCAAAATATCAAAGGCCAGCGTGGCAGCTTCACCTGAATGCAGTTTTCAGAGTGCAGGTACAACTTCCGTCATCCACGGGGAATCTGAGTCATCGGCTAATTTGGATTCAAGCAAACCAGTTCCAAGTCAGAGGGCTCATGAGCCCAAAGTAACAGCAGCACTTCCCAAAGTTGTTGTATACCCGGTCAATGTGTCCCCTCTGAGGGCTGATAGCCCCAGAGTTACAGGTACAGCACCGGAGCAAGCTGCTGCTCAACAACAGCAAGAGTTACAGGCTGTCAGCACGAGGTCAAGTAGCAAAGTACTGCCGTCTCTTAAAGAGGTGGTTGGTACTAGTCCCTCTCTAGATACTGTGAGTGAAGATGAAGATCATCAATGCAGGTCTCCAATGTTAAGTGGTCACGCTCAACTTCAGAGGCAGCAAGCAACAGATTTTTCTCAACAGCAACAAGCCAAGTGTCTGCTCAGTCCCCGCAGTTTGGGCAGTACTGATTCTGGGTACTTCTCAAGGTCTGAAAGCGCTGACCAGGCAATGAGTCCATCCAGTCCGTTTGTCAAGATAACCCCACCAGTGGAGATGGACATGGCCAAGAGCTTAATTCCTAATGTTCCAACTGTTGCGACAGTAATGCATGTAGCAGCTGAACAAAAGCCATGTTCCACAGAGGGACAGATGCGTCCACCGTTGGAGGCCAAAACCCTCTCGCTGGAGGAGCGCATTTCAAAGTTGATATCTGATAATGAAGCTGTAGTTGACAATAAGCAGCTGGACAGTGTAAAACCAAGAAGAACATCCCTCTCAAGGAGAGGAAGCATTGACTCTCCCAAGTCGTACATATTTAAAGACTCTTTTCAGTTCGACCTTAAGCCAATGGGCAGAAGATCCAGTTCCAGCTCAGATATCCCGAAGTCACCGTTTACTCCCTCTGATAAATCCAAGCCAgtatttctcctctctgttcctcctcaATATCCACCAATGGATTGTTTGCCAATTACAAGGAGTAATTCGATGCCTACCACTCCGGGACATTCTGCCCTCCCCCTGAATgttgcccctcccccacaccctTTGAGAATTTGCCAGTCATTTGATGAAAAAATTACTTCACTCAATGATGATGTGTTTTCCTCAACTCCATCAACCCCAAATCCAGCAATCCATTCTCGCACATTAGTCAGACAGATAGCAGTAGAGGACTTTTCCTCAAGCGAGGGACATGGTCTCCCTACTGTTCGCTCTATGGACGATGGCTACCATGgtcccagcagctccacagaaCTGATGCAAAGGAGTAGATCATTTGAGCACCATCAGGATAGGAACAGAAAGACTCAGCAGAGTAAAGGCACAATGTACGAGTGTGAAACGTGTCGCAACCGGTACAGAAAGTTAGAGAATTTTGAAACCCATAAGAAATTCTATTGTTCTGAACTTCACGGCCCCAAAAATAAGCCAATCACTGCTAAAGAAGCAGATCAAGATGTTTTTCATGTAAATATGATTCATCCTGCAATTCCACAGAGATCGACCAGTGGGCTGGGATCAATTGATCAACAGACCTCAATTAGGAAgcggaggaaaatgaaaagtgttGGCGATGAAGACGACCAGTCTCCCACCGACACAACTCCACCTGTTTCTGGTAGCTTTGAGCTTCAAACAGCTCCAGCCAATCCAAAATTCTCTCATCATAATGTGATAGTAGATATACAACCCAAAAATAACCAGAAAAAGCTACCTCAAATTCAGCTCATAGCGAGAGGCCTCAATACGTCTGATTCCAGGCTCTCCCCGATACGAGAGACCCAGATCAGCACTTCTTCTAAAGGAGAATTACAAAGACAAGGTAGTGGGACCTCAGTCATTAGACACACCAATTCTCTCAGCAGACCCAATTCATTTGAGATAGAATCTGTCGACAGGGCCTCACCTGTAGAGTGTTTGGAAAGAGATCCCTCAACCGCACTCAAAACAGATGTATCAGCCAATACTTCAGCTGGAGGCTACCATGATAACATATCCACACCCAAaggtgctgactgtgggaaacAAAATAAAGAACAGTGCGGGACAAGCACAGCAGCTGGAACAGCTGCTGAAAACTCCACTCCTGTTCATCAGTCTCGTCTTGTTCGTCAAAATAATATCCAAGTTCCTGAGATTCTTGTAACAGAGGAACCTGACAGAGAACATGAAATACAGAGTACTGAATCAGTGGATAAGGCTGCAGATCAGTTCAGTTGGCCTCAAAGAAGTGAGAGTTTGTCAAAGCTACCAGCAGAGAAGCTTCCAccgaaaaagaaaagaattcgTCTGGCTCAAATGGATCACTCATCTGGAGAATCTAGTTTTGAGTCTAGCCTTTCACAGAGCCTCAGCAGAGACAGTAGCCTTTCTCGATGTTCGAGTATCTCAGCCTCTTTTGAGCGTGAGGAACCATCTAGGTCAGAGAGTCCTTGTAGGGCTGAGTATGTCAATAAAATCCAAGACCCTCAGGTTTTACCTGCAGTTGTTAACACACTCGGTGTACCTGGGATGATGAGGCGTGCTGCATCTGAACAGATTACTTGTGCTCAACCTTCTCTTGAGATTTCGTGCGACTATCGTAGCAAATCCTTCGACTGTGGCAATGTATCGCCCAGCAGATCTGTTTCATCTACCGGGCAACCCAAAAGTGCACAGAATTCACAGTTTGCCCAGGTGCCACTCATTGAAAGGAGGCGTGGACCATTAGTTCGCCAGATGTCTTTAAAGATTGGCCCAGAGAGTCAACACCCAGCTGGAAAAGTCTTGCAGCATGACAAACCTTTAATAACAAATGTTAGCTCGCTAACTCAGAGTAGAGTCCCGCAGGTTCACATTGCCAATAGACACACCATGCATCAGCCTTTTATTCCGCACACTGGAGAATCACCCTTGCAAAAGAATGAGGAAATGGTCCAAAGCATCAATTTAGGTAGTGCAACTCAGCAGCCCCAAGTTCATGGTCTTCCGCACCCTTGGCACCAAACATCCAGAGTTCAAATATGCCAGAAGAAACCACAAAATCAGACATCCGTGTGTCAGGATAATGTTCAAAACAAACCAATTAACtctgaggaaaagaaaagttttgAGCCGCAGTACCAACTCCACTGTCCTACTCTCAGGGCAAACCCAACATTTTCATTCTGCACTACACAGCGCATAGCCTTGCCAGTGTTGACGATACCTATTGCCACCCCAGTTGTGAGTAAAACAAAGTCATCTGATCTACTCCAGAATGCATATGTTGCTCAACCTGTTCAACAAGTTTTAGAGGTTAAAAAACAGGGTGCTCCTCTGGTTGGCGAACAGCAAAGAGATCAAGTTGATCAAACCAATGCAGGTGCTATTCAATTGCCCCAGATCCTGATCACTCATGAGCAGATGCAGTCTGCACCCCCTGTGCACAACAAAAACGGTCCCCTGTCCACTCACCATTCAGAGAGTGATGCTGCACTAAGTGCGAAAAAGGATAAAAGTCAAGCGATTGGAACCCGTGACTGTCCTGTAGAACAAGCAGCTTCTCAAGGGTCCTCACCACGCCCACAGAAACCAACATCAGTATCGTTATGTCCACAGCAGGAGCCAACTGCATCAAGTAAACGAATGCTGTCCCCTGCCAACAGTTTGGACATTTATATGGAAAAGCATCAAAAGCGGGCCAAGGATGAGCACGGTGTGGCCTGTCTTACTGATGGCCGCTCAGTAAATTATCTCACTTCCAAGATGTCTGAAGTTACCCGACAGCGTAAGCTAACTCTTGTTAGACAAGTTTGCACAACGGAACCAGTGGACAGTCCCATTGAAACTGAGGCCCCACCTCTGCCTCAGGGCAAAACAGACGGAGAGAAAGACTCAGAGGATACCGATGACATCAAACCTATGTCACCTGACAGTGCTGGGCTTGGAAAAGTAGTAAGCATCGGCATTCCAGAAGAAGAAGGCCCTTCCTTGAGTACTGCACCTCGTAGCCAAGATTCTTCCATACCGAGTAATGGTGCGCTGAAACTACAAGAGAAAATGGAAGAACGGAAATGGATTCCCGCCAAATCTCATTTCAGGCCTTCAGCTATCCACGGGGGTCAAATTAAGCTGACATCAGTGTCTGTGGTCAACACAAAAGATAGTCATCGCCTCTCTTTCCCCAGCCTGAAGACTGCCACCACTTACACATGGTGTTTCTTGATGAAGAGAAAACCTCTTCATGTTCCTCAAACTGACCTGAAGACCTCAGCATATGCTGCGTGGACAGTGAGCCCCAGCAACCACAATCCTCTGGGGCTGCCGACCAAGGTTGTCATGTCTCTCTTTGACTCCAAACAGAGCTCTAAGAACACACACTATACATCAGCCATACGAACTAGTGGCAAGTCTGACATCTTGTGTTACTCGGGCAAACTGAAGGACATCATGCCCAGG GTGCCAGTGTCCCGGAAGCCAGCATGTGTTGAAACTAAAAGCAAAGCTCAGGAGTCTCAATCCAGCAAAGAGTTGGACAAGGACATCGCACCTAAAACTGAACCAAGACGGATCAAAATATTTGATGGCGG ATACAAATCTAACGAGGAGTATGTTTATGTGCGTGGGCGTGGACGAGGCAAATACATCTGCGAGGAATGTGGCATCCGCTGCAAGAAGCCCAGCATGCTACGCAAACACATCCGCACGCACTCGGACGTCCGGCCCTACCACTGCGTGCACTGTAACTTCTCCTTTAAGACTAAAG GTAATCTGACCAAGCACATGAAATCCAAGGCCCACAGCAAGAAATGCTTGGAGATGGGTGTTCCTGAGCTTCTCATTGAAGATCAAGACGCAGAGGACTCAG AAGACCGCAGTCACGTGAGCAGTGCTGACCGCCAGGATTCAGATGGCGATGACTCTGATGGCCCCGATGATGAGGACAATGATgacaatgaggaggaagaggatgacagCCAGCCAGAATCTGGCCTCTCCACCAATCCCTCTGTTTCTGCCAGCCCGCAGCATCTCTCCTCCAAAGAGGCTGAAATCCCTCCCAGCGCTCTTCTAGCCCAGATGTCAATAAGCTCCGTGTCCCTGCTTCCTGTCCAGCCTGCAGTACCTGAGTCCCACCCGTCCGACTGCATCTCAGTGATGACTTCTGTGTCGCTGAGCAAACAGATGTGCATCTCTGGCTCCTTTAGCCCAGCACCTGTCTCTTattgtcctccagctgtggccACCACAACAGAGGCCTCCACTTCTGACACAGAGTCAGTGCACATGATGAGTCCCGTATCACCATGCAGGCAGATGTCCATCGACTACCCGGACTTTGACGTGCCCCCTAGTCCCCCAGCACTGGCCAAGGGCTCCAAACAAGGCCAG GACccttcctctgctcctgctgccggGGCCACCGCTGAACCAGGCATACCAGTAGACCGGAGCACTCAGACATCCTCCTATGCTTCTCAAGGTCCAGTTCACTTCCCTCCACAGGGTGTGTCACAGACACTGGGAGCAGAGCCCCACACCCACTTGTTCAGTCATCTACCGCTGCATTCTCAGCAGCCTTCACGGTCCTCCTACAGCATGGTTCCAGTCGGGGGGATACAGCTATTTCCCTCTGGTTTGGCCGCTTACTCCACCTTTGTGCCAATTCAGGCTGGTCCTGTCCAGCTCACCATTCCTGCAGTGAGCATCATTCACAGAAACACCAGCCCATTACCTACATCCAACCCTTCAGCACCACCAGAAGCCATGCAGACTCAACCACTTGTGGTCCAGGAGCCAATCAGTAACGTTGTACCGTGCTTCCCCCTTGGGCAGGTTGCTGGACTGCAGCCACAAACAATACAGCCAGTAGGTCTGGAGACACTTAACCTCATGGGGCTGACCAACACAGGCCTGGCTTCCACCCAGCTGTTGAACCAGCAAGGCCTCACCCTTAATGCCACGCTTGGGTTGCAGGTTTTGGCAGCAAATCCCACCTCCCAGAGCAACACGGTACCCCAGGCCCATGTTCCAGGTCTCCAGATAGTCAACATTGCTCTGCCTGCCATCATTCCTTCTCTCAGCCCTCTTCCAGCCCTCAGTCCTCTTCCAGGGTCATCAGAGAGGCAGAGCAGCcctgaagcggcagggatgcagCCCTCTCCCAGTGAACGTGGGCCCGGTTCTTCGCGGAGCTGCGCCTCACCTTTGCTGCCGACCTCTGTGAACGTCAGCAGCGCTTCCAGTGCGACCTCGGACACCAGAGGAGGTCTCACACAGACTGTTGAGAGGGAGGAAACTCAAACGTCGCTAGAGCAACGTGCATCACCATCAAAGAGGCCAGAGGACGACGCCCGGGGGGCGCCGGTCGAGGGGGTCAGTGACC